One region of Haloprofundus salilacus genomic DNA includes:
- a CDS encoding DICT sensory domain-containing protein, with protein MSLRAVIDGVESREKTLTVFDPPSSAVVDELAEYFASQRVTVREGSATVGPEGFAVLSEGDDVLTAVDLASLTMPVRHDVGERTAFSALLEHLDRTTFASYDVGQMLAASREIEDRAWRSKKGTLRAGFQRVEALEAQSEVYRRLGGTELDVHVYVASGDSIAEIDGVTPHIVDSAEIANSWFVAYDGGDVASDKCALLAEERGDRRFYGFWTYDSSIVDAILDYLGTQYAAAS; from the coding sequence ATGTCACTGAGAGCGGTGATAGACGGCGTCGAAAGTCGGGAGAAGACGTTGACGGTGTTCGACCCCCCGTCTTCAGCCGTCGTCGACGAACTGGCGGAGTACTTCGCCTCCCAGCGGGTGACGGTTCGCGAGGGTAGCGCGACCGTCGGGCCGGAGGGGTTTGCGGTGCTGAGCGAGGGCGACGACGTACTCACCGCCGTCGACCTGGCGTCGTTGACGATGCCGGTGCGGCACGACGTCGGTGAGCGAACCGCCTTCAGCGCGCTTCTCGAACATCTCGACAGGACGACGTTCGCGTCGTACGACGTCGGGCAGATGCTGGCCGCATCGAGGGAGATAGAGGACCGCGCCTGGCGGTCGAAGAAGGGAACGCTCCGCGCCGGGTTCCAGCGCGTCGAAGCGCTCGAAGCCCAGTCGGAGGTGTACCGTCGACTCGGGGGCACTGAACTCGACGTCCACGTCTACGTCGCCTCGGGCGACTCGATAGCCGAGATCGACGGCGTGACGCCGCACATCGTCGACAGCGCGGAGATCGCGAACTCGTGGTTCGTCGCGTACGACGGCGGCGACGTCGCCAGCGACAAGTGCGCGCTCCTGGCCGAAGAGCGCGGTGACCGGCGGTTCTACGGCTTCTGGACCTACGACTCGTCCATCGTCGACGCAATACTCGACTACCTTGGTACGCAGTACGCCGCGGCTTCGTAG
- a CDS encoding sensor histidine kinase: MTVPLAQTGTDVRRVVVLDRDGVADRFAEALRGSAAGVEIVDDAPSALAALDDTVGCFVVVDDGALLTSPSEIFSLARARSTAPGLFVSDETAALPPGVEQVPADASQATTRVRRALLDAATNDVPESTSVDSLGAYGSTISHELGNQLMKLDFVAESVDADDDVVQLDAVLKRLRRLAEEAEAVGRGTASPETVDLEDVATEAWERVDADDAELLVETDRSLEADPLLLALFLENVFRNAVRHGGRNVTVRVTETLQGFAVADDGPGFPEDARLFEWGHTTGNGSGTGLGIVARIADAHGWTVTAYNDEGATLDVRTE, translated from the coding sequence ATGACAGTGCCGCTCGCGCAGACCGGGACCGACGTCCGTCGAGTCGTCGTCCTCGATCGTGACGGGGTCGCCGACCGGTTCGCGGAGGCGCTCCGGGGGTCGGCCGCCGGCGTCGAAATCGTCGACGACGCCCCGTCGGCGCTCGCGGCGCTCGACGACACCGTCGGCTGTTTCGTCGTCGTCGACGACGGGGCGCTGCTGACGTCGCCGTCGGAGATTTTCTCGCTGGCCCGGGCGCGTTCGACCGCGCCGGGACTGTTCGTGAGCGACGAGACGGCCGCGCTTCCGCCAGGCGTCGAGCAGGTTCCGGCCGACGCCTCGCAGGCGACGACGCGGGTCCGGCGTGCGCTCCTCGACGCCGCTACGAACGACGTGCCCGAGTCGACGTCCGTGGATTCGCTCGGCGCGTACGGGTCGACGATCAGCCATGAACTCGGCAATCAGTTGATGAAACTTGACTTCGTGGCCGAATCGGTGGACGCCGACGACGACGTGGTGCAACTCGACGCCGTGCTGAAGCGTCTGCGTCGACTGGCCGAGGAGGCCGAAGCGGTCGGCCGCGGCACCGCCTCCCCGGAGACGGTCGACCTCGAAGACGTAGCGACGGAGGCGTGGGAGCGCGTCGACGCCGACGACGCCGAACTGCTCGTGGAGACCGATCGCTCGCTCGAGGCCGACCCCTTGTTGCTGGCGCTGTTTCTGGAGAACGTGTTCCGAAACGCCGTCCGCCACGGCGGGCGCAACGTCACCGTCCGCGTCACCGAGACGCTGCAGGGCTTTGCCGTCGCCGACGACGGGCCGGGCTTTCCGGAGGATGCACGCCTGTTCGAGTGGGGCCACACCACCGGCAACGGCTCCGGGACCGGTCTCGGCATCGTCGCCCGTATCGCCGACGCCCACGGGTGGACCGTCACCGCGTACAACGACGAGGGCGCGACGCTCGACGTACGGACGGAGTAG
- a CDS encoding response regulator gives MDHTVLVVDDDPDIAHGHAERLRSRYRVLAATSGTEALDLADEADAVLLDRRMPGMSGDEVLAALYERENPPQVAMVTAVDPTTEVAEMPFDEYLIKPVRRDDLFATVESLLTRATYDSQLQEFFAVASKVALLETEHDARQLESDSNYQLLQRRLAKLRRQTTDQLEELGAESYAVALGPTDTS, from the coding sequence ATGGATCACACCGTACTCGTCGTCGACGACGACCCGGACATCGCGCACGGTCACGCCGAGCGCCTGCGGAGCCGGTATCGCGTGCTGGCCGCCACGAGCGGGACCGAGGCACTCGACCTCGCCGACGAAGCCGACGCGGTGTTGCTCGACCGCCGAATGCCCGGCATGTCGGGCGACGAGGTGCTCGCCGCGCTGTACGAGCGCGAAAACCCGCCGCAGGTCGCGATGGTGACGGCCGTCGACCCCACCACAGAGGTCGCGGAGATGCCGTTCGACGAGTATCTCATCAAACCCGTCCGTCGCGACGACCTCTTCGCGACGGTCGAGAGCCTGCTGACCCGTGCGACGTACGACTCGCAGTTACAGGAGTTCTTCGCCGTCGCCTCGAAGGTCGCGCTTTTGGAGACGGAACACGACGCCCGACAACTGGAGTCGGATTCGAACTACCAGCTTCTCCAACGCCGTCTCGCGAAACTGCGGCGACAGACGACCGATCAGTTGGAGGAACTCGGTGCGGAGAGCTACGCCGTCGCCCTCGGTCCGACCGACACCTCGTAA
- a CDS encoding winged helix-turn-helix transcriptional regulator, with protein sequence MSSQLDTEKPLAVCPVIDSLEQIGSQWRLIVLHDLQEGEKRFNELKRSTDASSRTLSRVLDDLREMGFVDRRLEEDAPVATYYSLTPKGQSLCPVFEEIESWADEWLAADAESPAQ encoded by the coding sequence ATGTCATCCCAACTCGACACCGAGAAGCCGCTGGCGGTCTGTCCGGTCATCGACTCGCTCGAACAGATCGGCTCGCAGTGGCGACTCATCGTTCTGCACGACCTCCAAGAGGGAGAGAAGCGGTTCAACGAACTGAAACGCTCGACCGACGCGAGTTCGCGCACGCTCTCGCGCGTGCTCGACGACCTCCGCGAGATGGGGTTCGTCGACCGTCGACTGGAGGAAGACGCGCCGGTGGCGACGTACTACAGTCTCACCCCGAAGGGACAGTCGCTCTGCCCGGTGTTCGAGGAAATAGAGTCGTGGGCCGACGAGTGGCTCGCCGCTGACGCCGAGTCGCCGGCGCAGTGA
- a CDS encoding DoxX family protein: MQSAVAFDGAAAGLAFLLGRVLFGAVLAFNGLNHFLNGDQMVGYAQAKGVPAPGLAVPFTGGMLLFGGIGIAVGLLPTLAAGALVVFLLVTTPLMHDFWAAPEGQQQNEMINFLKNVAMLGGALVFLALGAVGSWPYAL, encoded by the coding sequence CTGCAGAGCGCCGTCGCCTTCGACGGGGCCGCCGCGGGACTTGCGTTCCTTCTCGGCCGCGTCCTCTTCGGCGCGGTACTCGCGTTCAACGGGCTGAACCACTTCCTCAACGGCGACCAGATGGTCGGCTACGCGCAGGCCAAGGGCGTTCCCGCGCCCGGACTGGCCGTCCCGTTCACGGGGGGGATGTTGCTGTTCGGCGGCATCGGCATCGCCGTCGGCTTGCTCCCGACGCTCGCCGCCGGGGCGCTCGTCGTCTTCCTGCTCGTGACGACGCCGTTGATGCACGACTTCTGGGCCGCGCCCGAGGGGCAACAGCAGAACGAGATGATAAACTTTCTGAAGAACGTCGCCATGCTCGGCGGCGCGCTCGTGTTCCTCGCGCTCGGCGCGGTCGGATCGTGGCCGTACGCGCTCTGA
- a CDS encoding VOC family protein: protein MTDAPPTTGLHHVTNICTDIEETKAFYEDVLGWHTVKMTQNYDDPGTPHYYFSSTPEGEPGTNVTYFEYPDSRGVPGPGASHHFAFGVEDRKTLEEWREHLVDHGVRVSQMKNRTYFESIYFTDPDGLVFELATMGPGFTYDEDEPGSGEIDPFEKGYGGD, encoded by the coding sequence ATGACCGACGCACCACCGACCACCGGACTGCACCACGTGACGAATATCTGCACCGACATAGAGGAGACCAAGGCGTTCTACGAGGACGTCCTCGGCTGGCACACGGTGAAGATGACCCAGAACTACGACGACCCGGGGACGCCGCACTACTACTTCTCCTCGACGCCGGAAGGAGAGCCGGGAACGAACGTCACCTACTTCGAGTACCCCGACTCGCGCGGCGTCCCCGGCCCGGGGGCGAGCCACCACTTCGCCTTCGGCGTCGAGGACAGAAAAACCCTCGAAGAGTGGCGCGAACACCTCGTCGACCACGGGGTGCGCGTCTCGCAGATGAAAAACCGGACGTACTTCGAGAGCATCTACTTTACCGACCCCGACGGCCTCGTCTTTGAACTCGCCACGATGGGACCGGGCTTCACCTACGACGAGGACGAACCCGGAAGCGGCGAAATCGACCCGTTCGAGAAGGGCTACGGGGGCGATTGA
- a CDS encoding flavin reductase family protein, whose product MEGAPDAFGSPYRLLAGSVVPRPIAWVSSRSEDGVDNLAPYSFFNVVTPDPPVVMFSPVGVGEDRKDTTENVLATEEFVVHIVTRNLAEAMNETSATLERGNSEFDHAKLEKVEATTVDVARVADAKVAFECRLYDAQEVGRSTMILGEVVHAHVADELLTDGKMDVTNLDAVGRLSGSQYATTDERFSLERPP is encoded by the coding sequence ATGGAGGGCGCTCCCGACGCGTTCGGCTCTCCCTATCGGTTGCTCGCCGGTTCAGTGGTCCCGCGCCCCATCGCGTGGGTGAGCAGTCGCAGCGAGGACGGCGTCGACAACCTCGCACCGTACAGTTTCTTCAACGTCGTCACGCCCGACCCGCCGGTCGTGATGTTCTCGCCGGTCGGCGTCGGCGAAGACAGAAAAGACACGACAGAGAACGTCCTCGCCACCGAGGAGTTCGTCGTCCACATCGTCACCCGCAACCTCGCGGAGGCGATGAACGAGACGAGCGCGACGCTCGAACGCGGCAACAGCGAATTCGATCACGCGAAGTTAGAGAAGGTAGAGGCAACTACCGTCGACGTCGCCCGGGTCGCCGACGCGAAAGTCGCCTTCGAGTGCCGCCTCTACGACGCCCAGGAAGTGGGCCGGTCGACGATGATACTCGGCGAAGTCGTCCACGCCCACGTCGCCGACGAACTGCTCACCGACGGGAAGATGGACGTGACGAACCTCGACGCCGTTGGCCGTCTGTCGGGCAGTCAGTACGCGACGACCGACGAGCGGTTCTCGCTCGAACGACCGCCGTGA
- a CDS encoding polyketide cyclase: protein MEPARRDASLTRLGTDRRGGRPPGRADSGGDDRNLRVAALGVRVPFEVESFDADEGRGRYRWTWRVAGVPAIGHRLEPICENRCRVGFEIPLVGAGYCVVCASALRRIERLVV from the coding sequence GTGGAGCCTGCTCGTCGAGACGCGTCACTGACCCGACTGGGGACCGACCGTCGCGGCGGTCGACCCCCAGGACGCGCGGATTCGGGCGGGGACGACCGGAACCTCCGCGTCGCCGCTCTCGGCGTTCGGGTACCGTTCGAGGTGGAGTCGTTCGACGCCGACGAGGGGAGAGGGCGGTACCGCTGGACGTGGCGCGTCGCGGGCGTTCCGGCGATCGGCCACCGCCTCGAACCGATCTGCGAGAATCGATGTCGCGTCGGCTTCGAGATACCGCTCGTCGGTGCCGGCTACTGCGTCGTCTGCGCGAGCGCGCTGCGACGAATCGAGCGACTCGTCGTCTGA